One Capra hircus breed San Clemente chromosome 3, ASM170441v1, whole genome shotgun sequence genomic window, TACCCATAGACATGTATGCTACTTATGTCTCATGACTCTGAGTGTACTGAAAAGTTGGAACCTCAAGTGCAATTTTTCAGTGTTGATAATACTATAGAAGAACATGCAGTCAGAAAACCTTGGGTTTAAATTCTAACTCTACAAATCAGCAGTTGTAAAATTTAGTTGAGTTTAGCAAACCCCtttttccctcatttttaaaactgaaaaagttaATAATACCTACTTTAAGGTTGTTGGGAGAATAGAGATACTTTCTGCTGGCAGATAAGAAGTGCTATAAGAATAAAACTcaacttttctgatttttattattatcagcaTTATCATTGCACATCTAGTACCTAATAGGACCAAAGAGATAACTCTTAAATCTATAAGAAAAAATAGTTCTTTGAAGAATTCAACAAAAGGCTAAAAATCCCAGTGAGGTTTAGTTCTGTGTCTCTTCAGAAGTCCTGCAATCACTCATAGACTGAACTGCTTAAAAGTGGTCAGAAACACTTCTGAAACTGACTCAACTCATTAGTTATCTTTGAGAATCTGAAGTTTTCTGGCTAGGGGCAAGCAGATcagagcatttctttttttaaaatagaaaatttattattttaattggaggttaattagttAGGCGGAGGgaggttcagggtggggaacacgtgtatacctgtggaggattcacgttgatgtatgacGAGATTAGAGCATTTCTTTTAGTCAAATCTAAAAGGAGATCATATCTAGAAACATATGGGACCTCAATTATTGCATACTAGACTTAATGagttatttggaaaactcagggtGCATGACAAAGGTCCCTGATCAAAGCTTGGTACTGCGAGGAGATTCAGTTAATGTTAAATTTCTATCTTCTCCTTTAGAAATGTGAGACTACAAGAATCCTTATCACAGTGTGATCACTTTTCATCTCACAGTACTCACACTACTGCTTATAAGTTATGGTCTTCCTGTATGTTCTattgaaaatacatatttaattgaCTTTAAAtaccagaaaacatttttttttaagacaatgtgtagagagcagttttaggttcacagaaaaattgagtaGAAATCACAGGCTACCATATAGCTCCTGCCCCCATGCAGGCACTGCCTTCCCGGCCATCAGCATCCCCCACCAGACtgatacatttgttacaattgatgaacctacactgacacagCATTATCAGCCAAAATTCCTAAGTTACATCATTATCACCAAAGTACAACAAAGGCGGTGtatattctatgggtttggacaaacatGTAATGACATATATCCACCGTGACAGTATGTTTCAgtatagtttcactgccctaagcATACAACTGCTACAACTCTTTGTCTCCTACTGCCTAGCCCCTAGCAACCATTGGTTGTTTACTGTCTGCATACTCGATTCTTCCCTAAGAATGATGAATTGGTGCCAGATTATACTGTTTTTTCAAAGCAATCATAAGAAATTCTGAAAAAGCTAATAAAGCAACCAATAAGAAGTCAGAGATGTGAATGAGGCGGGGTGAGggtaagaaagaggaagagaatagTTGAGAAGatattcaaaaaggcaaaaggaggacTGTATGACAGAGAAGAGCAGGGGCATGAGAACATTAGCTAGGTCGCTAGGAAGACATTTAGTTTCACAGTTTTATTATATGAATGAGGGGAAAAGTGACTTCTATCCATTGACTTTTCAGTGCCATATAAAGCTTGGTCCATAGCAGTTAGATCAGGGGAAAGTGAACAGGATGGAatctggggacaggaagagaagctgGAAGTCAGAGAGGACAGTCAGACCTGGAAGGGTAATGAGTGTCTGAGTAGGTGGCCCAGGGTTTAGGGAAGgagcagatttttcttttttcagatgttgACTAAAGGGAAGTTTTGCCTGTTGGTAGGAGAAGGAAGTCAGAATAGAGGTATTGTGGGGTAGGTTTGTTTAGAACAGAAATCAAAGACTGACATTTCTGAGAGAAAGAACATCTGCAAATGAGATGCTGTTTCTGCAAACTGCATTGCTTCTGACTCTTCTCCCATGTGGTAACAATGAGAATGGTAAGAATTCTGTTCAAAAAGACatgtatgtgtgtacgtgtgtgcgtgtgtgtgtgtgcatgcacgcaggCAGGCACATCCACCTGTTTGAGctggtgtgtgtgaatgtgtggtatgtatgtgtgtatggagTGGTTTCCTCAACCGAGAGACTGAGAATATCAGCCTAGTTTCATTCCAGTATCACTGACTCCAGGTCCATGGCTCTTTTGAAGGTTGTCTACTATGTTTGAGTCCCTGGGGCAGCCAAATGTTTGCTGAGGTATCTTGCTTTTCCCCTAAATTCTGAGTTTCCTCTCTTTGGcacctttctttctctgttttctctccttcccaatgtcccttctcattctctttgttcttttcccAGATTTCCAGGAGCCAATCACCTTCCAAATCATTCGGATCTCATCATTTTATAGCCGATTCTTTACACAAAGTCTGGGCTCAGCTTGGCTGGATGAGTTGCAGACTCATGCCTGGGAAAACAACTCTGACACAGTCATTTACCTGCATCCTTGGTCCAAAGGCAACTTCAGTGATGAGGAGTTGATAGAAGTGGAAAACATACTTCATACATTCTTCATTAGACTTGGTCAGGCACTTTACAACCATGCCAGTCAATGGCAACTTGAATGTAAGTTCAGTTCCCTCCATGGGGGTTGGGGATATGATACAAgttatgatgtgtgtgtgtgtgtgtgtgtgtgtgtgtttcagtgagTTTCTTATTTCTCTAATAAGCAGCCTCCATCAATTCTGAGCCTTAGCAGACACTCTCATCTTCCTCATTCCTTAATTCACTTATTAAAGTGTGATTTTATCCCCCATTCAATCGCTTTAGTGATCAGTTTGTATATTCAGTGTAACCTACAGTGTTCTACTTATCCTACATTATTATAATCCCAAATCTCTCACACTAAGTCCTTTCTTACTTTTTTACCCACATAATTTACAATGCCTTCTTCAAATACTTTGCCCCTCATGTCATTCACCTCTTTCTGCATCTCCAACTACTACCAGTTTCCAATCTCTGAACCTCTAATCAAACTAAATTTTGCTCTATTCCCTCAAATTTTCTAAAATCCTCCCTTATGCTTCTATCATCTTTTAgttactcattttattttatttttcttactcctTCTTTCTTCTAATTGAGAACTTTTCTTCCCCAGATCCCTTTGAACTGCAGGTAGCAGGTGGCTGTGAGATGCACATCAGAGATGCCTCAGTAGGCTTTGTGCGAGTCGGTTATCAAGGATCAGACTTCCTAAGCTTCCAGAAAAATTTATGGGTACCCTCTCCAGAGGGTGGAAATAGGGCTAAGCTTGTCTGCGCACTATTCAATTTGTACCAAGGCACCCAGGAAATAATACACAAGCTGCTCAGTGACACCTGCCCACGTTTCCTCTTGAGTCTTCTCGATGCAGGAAAGGCATATCTCCAGAGACAAGGTCAGAGCTGCACCCTTCCTCCACAAATTTTCTGTTATAAAAATCACACCTTCTCATCTTGCTAACAAAGAGCCAAGTGGGGGAGGGGATATTGGTTGACAGATTGCTAACAGTGGGAAAAGTGTGTCCATCTAAACTGACATGAAACTTTGAACCTGAATCTGCATTGGAGTCCTCATCTGACcatcttccctgtcctccacagtGCGACCAGAGGCCTGGCTCTCCCCAGGCCCCAGTCCTGGCCCTGGCCTCCTGACGCTGGTTTGTCATGTCTCTGGCTTCTACCCAAAGCCCATTTGGGTGATGTGGATGCGGGGTGAGCAGGAGCAACAGGGCACTCAGAGAAGTGACGTCTTGCCTAACGCTGATGGGACGTGGTATCTTCGGGTTTCCCTGAATGTGGAAGCCAGTGAGGCATCTGGCCTGAGTTGCCGTGTGAGGCACAGCAGTCTAGGAGGCCAGGACATCATCCTCTACTGGGGTGAGGAAAAACTGGGGCCGTGCTGGGATGGGAATAGGTGGTCCTCAAGCAGACTAAAGAGCCAGGTGAAAAACTGGGGATTCTAGGTAGTCCAGAcccaaaaggaataaaaataagaaatatgggAGTTGAACACGAGAGCCACATAGATAATAGGAAGGAGGCTAGATGGAGTCATCTCTAAGGAGGGATAAGAGAGGAAATAGGGTAAGAAGGAGATTGTTGAGGCAGACACTTgaataacaaaggaaaagcaTGGAAATGCGGCAAAACAGTGGGTGGGGTTGAGAAGACACTCTCGTGTGCACCCCGCCCACAGATCAGCACAGCTCCCCTGGCTGGGTCATCTTGGCAGTGATTGTGTCCCTGGTCCTCCTGGCTGGCCTTGCCTTTTGGCTTAGGAAGAGCTGGTGAGTTCTTTATGTCTGACCTTCCCCCCCAGTTCCCACGTGTCTGCCcacctgtttttctctctctcctctcattcttctcctcccagcccctttcCCTCTTGCCCCTCATTTCTCACCTCCACCTCATGTAGAATGACTTCAATCTCTCTTCTCATCAGGACTTGCTGTAAACCTTCAAACACACTTCTCCCTTTGGAATGAGATCCCAACAGCCCAGGAACCCAGAACACATCTAAATAGAACTCGGTGATGAGGGTCTTTCCACTCTCTTTGTACAACTTCTTTAGATGCTGCTTTTTTTCTGCTGAATGATCAGTTGTTAATATAAGCAATAACAAATGTAATTTTGCAGGATTTGTTGTTCTAACCTAGGTTTGAGACttaaaaattcataatttaaTTTCTGAATGGAACACAGTCCTAATATCCTTCATGTATTCAAGTGTGAGTGGATCATTAGGCTTATTTCAGATGTGACTTCATCCAAAGGGCCTTTCCTGATTCACCAGTGGAAGCTGTCTCTGCCTTGTCTGAATTCCCAGCAAAAGTTAACAGAACTGTGGTAAACCTCCTCCTCACTTCAGATCCTTTGTGGCCACTGTCTAGTTCTCTTTCCCCCTTCTAATTTTTAAGCTCTTGAGAACAAAGTTCACATGTTTTACTATATGCATCCTTGGCAAAATGTCTTACCTGTGTGTGATATGTTCTCTTAAAAATCtatgttaaatttatttcaattttatagcCTTTTAAACATCAATTTCTTTCCTGCTATCTTTATGGTAGTTGAGACATTTGATGCTCTTCTGACTAAAGTCTTTCTCACTTGACCAAGAAATTTCAGATTTTTCTAGTTCCTTAGTGATTTCTCTGAGCTCCTGAGGAGAAACAGAGTTTTGCCTCTGACAGTTCTAATTATTTAACTCTACAGACCTATTGGGATGAAATGTTGCTCCAAGTATTCTAAACAAAAAGAGGGAGGCAGAATATAGACCCTTATTTTCAAGGTGGTTCATGGATGAGAACCAGAATTATCACCTTGAAAATTGTTATAAATATTGGGTCTTGGATCTCTTCTTAGACTTCATGAATCATAATTTGCATTTTAGCAAAATCAGAAGGGGTTCATAGTTGCCTTTAAATTCCAGGAGCACTTATGTGAGTGATGCCTGAGAAGTACTGGTGGGAGTATTTCcctgaagagaaaagaaaagtcaaGCAAAAAGAACAAGAGTATTGATCCTCAGGACTGAAGTGAGATTAAGGCAAGGAGATTACGTAAAACATGTTCTTGTTATTCATGATGTTGTGTTAAATTTACGGGAAATGCTGATTTAGTGAAAATTGAGCCATTGCTTCTAGGGCAAATGTAAAGTTCAGTTCCAATGAGCTTCTGGTAACATTTTTAGTCAACTAATAAATACATAGCTTTATGTGCgattctgcatatatatatatatttcaacataATCTATTAATTATATACAGTATTTCTTAATGATAAAATACCAGCCAAGAAGTGTTTAATCTTTTCTTGGTCTTGGGTAACACTATCATAAATTTCTTTGACTTTCAGCCATACCACTGTGCCTTccactatactttaaaaaacaaagaaaaaaggaaacaaacaaaaccagtcACACCTCATGAATCCACAAATCTAGCTCTTTCACCATCTCTTCAGTAGCTTCATCATAACATTGTAGATGTTACTTCAACGCTTTCTGGAGTGGCTCCACTTACAAATCAgtaaatttctttctgttttcctggaTTTACTGCACTGTTGATTCATTAACACTGAACTCATGGCTCACAATCCTATAATGCGCACTTGAATAAAACTTTATCTACTTGTCTGTTTTCTTCATAAGACATGTCCCAACCTTTCTGTGCTTAGGAACACCAGACAACACTTCAGCACTTTGCCTTAGGACTATTTTAAACAGCAACATCACCATCAAAGAGCATAGATACACAGGAAATGTGGGCTAAGTAGATGGTGGAAAGCGTATGTTTACAGTTTgagaactgaaataaaaatgcagagtcaCCTTGATATTTCGTACCACTCTGCACACATCTATGAATGACTGTGAAAGCATTGTGAGTATTTACTtgagcattaaaaataaattttagcagATAGATAAATAAGCACATGCAGAATTGGTGAATAGTGAAGATAGACTCTTTATGACTAATGAGCAAATTGGCAGTGTGAGTTGAGATATCCATGGAGAGACTTCAGTTATTTTAGGATTCATTGatcaattcaacaaataattattaagCACTTATTTTGCATCAGGAACAAATTGATCATAAAGTAGTGGGGGAGAGAAAGATCACCACTGTGTTCTGAGCTGAAAATTTTTGCCTTGCTAGTTTGTATGTCTTTTtgggaaaaatatctgtttaggtcttcttcctattttttttgTAAAccgggttgtttatttttaatgatattgagttgtatgaactgtttatgtATTCTGATTAACCCTTCACTgggtcatgtcatttgcaaataagtGTTCCCATTTAAggtaagttgtcttttcattttgtccatGGTTTCCTGTTCCGTGCCAAAACTTttgtttaattaggtccattgTCTTACGAAACAAAGGAAATATTGCTacagtttatgtcaaagagttcAGCCtgtttttcttctaggagttttataggttTTAGTCTCATATTTAGgtcttattccattttatttttgtgtatgatgtcaGACAATAttctaattcctttttttttttacatttatccaGCTTTCCAAGCACCACTTATTATAGAGACTGCCTTTTccttattgtatattcttgcttcctttgtagtagattaattgaccatgggTTTAATTCTGGGGTCTCTATTCTGtgccattgatctgtgtgtctcctTTTGTGTCAATATCGTATtgttttgattaccatagctttgtAATGTATTCTGAAGTCAAGAGTGCTTCTtatggtgactcagacagtaaagaatctgcctgcaatgtaggagattggggttcagtctctgggttgggaaaatcccctggagagggaaatggcaacccactccagtattcttgcctagaaaatcccaaggacagaggagcctggcagtcaacatacagtccacatggttgcaaagagttggacacaattgagtgactgatactttcactttcacttcatgaaaTCAAGGAACATAAATACCTCCAGCTCTTTGTCAAGACTGTTTTGgttatttgaggtcttttgtggtgtgattcatggggctgcaaagagttggacatggctgagtgactgaaccgaactgaactgactgatgttttcatacttgaaattatttgttctagtttcatgaaaaaatgccattggtactttatagagattgcattgaaactGTGCAATGCTTTGGGTAGTGTGGTCATTTtaccaatattaattcttccaagcAATAAACATGCTATATTTTCCTATCTGGTTGTGTTGCTTACAATTGCTTTCATCAGAAACAGCATCacattttataataacatatAGAAACAGAAGGATAATACAGTAAGAATgtggggaagagaagagaatgggGATAAGTCAATAAATCAAACCATTTATAGAGAAAGTCTGCTAAGACTAAATGATATCCATGAACCATAAATGGAGAATAATTCAACAATGCATTAATGATTCTAAAGGCAAAATACAACACAACAAAACAACAGTTGGAAAATGTTTAATGATACTGTATAGAATAGAGACTGAATTTGGATTtgctgttcagtttctaagttgtgtctgactctttgtgaccccatgaactgcagcatgccaggcctccctgtccttcaccatctcctggactttgctcaaactcatgtccattgagttggtgatgccattcaaccatctcattctctgttgcccgcttttctttttgccttcaatcttttccggagtcaggatcttttccaacgagtgggctctttgcatcaggtggccaaagtattggagctttatcttcaccatcagtcctttcaatgaatattctgagttgatttcctttacgatttgatctccttgctggtcAGGGATAtcccaagagtcctctccagcaccacattttgaatTAGGATAATGGGTTTCATAATAGGCAGTATCTTAATagggaaaacaaacacaaacctatgcaatattgttagTTTTATAGcaaactccctggtggctcagacagtaaagtgtctgcctgcaatgcaggagacctgggttcgatccctgggttgggaatatcccctggagaaagaaatggcaacccactccagtattcttgcctggagaattccatggacagagaagcctggtagagtccatgggatcgtaaagagttggacacgactgagtgacttcacttcacttcatgcaatAATTTGCACAGTTTTATAGCAAAACTATgcaataaaatacttttatatctAAGAAAAGTATTGAAATATCTGCAACCTCAAGGCTCTCTGATTTAAAATGTTAAGGTTTTTGCAATCATTAAAGTCTataaatggggcttccttggtagctcagatgataaagaacccacctgccaatgctggagacctgagttcgaaccctgggttgggaagatcccctggtggagtgAATGgatacccacgccagtattcttgcctggagaatttcatggacagaggagcttagcaggctagagtctgtggggtggcaaagagtaggacatgactgagcaactagcactttcacactttcacaaaGGCTCTAGATAGGGATACATTTCTATATTTTACCACTTGGTGGCAGTAGAGATTAAAACAAAGCTTCAGCTATTTAATACTGGAATTTTCAGGTCTCCAAATCATACTACTTAAATTCACATTAACTTGTTAGctctaaaaataattaaaaattgctTATAAAACATGCACATAATATCAAAAGTATATCAGCTATAATATGGAAATAGAATCCAAAGGAATATGTGGCCAGTAAAACAAGCTAACCCCAAGAAGGATTAACTTATAAAAGAAAGTGTCATGGCACACTATGCACAGGCTCTATGTGGGTCATGGATTATCAGTGGACTACATGATGAGTAAGACTGATCAATTACGTAGTCACAGAGCctaaaagaaacagacaaatatgTGTTCAGTAAAGACACAGCTCTTCCTGGTCCTGAGGCCCCAAggaaatttctttcatcagtttccaTAGAGAAGAAACTGTTTGGTTCAGGGAACAATGTTCTTAGGAAAGTTCTTTCACTAAATTTCATGAGGTTCACAGGCCTGTTGGTT contains:
- the LOC102175634 gene encoding T-cell surface glycoprotein CD1a isoform X2, with the protein product MLFLQTALLLTLLPCGNNENDFQEPITFQIIRISSFYSRFFTQSLGSAWLDELQTHAWENNSDTVIYLHPWSKGNFSDEELIEVENILHTFFIRLGQALYNHASQWQLEYPFELQVAGGCEMHIRDASVGFVRVGYQGSDFLSFQKNLWVPSPEGGNRAKLVCALFNLYQGTQEIIHKLLSDTCPRFLLSLLDAGKAYLQRQVRPEAWLSPGPSPGPGLLTLVCHVSGFYPKPIWVMWMRGEQEQQGTQRSDVLPNADGTWYLRVSLNVEASEASGLSCRVRHSSLGGQDIILYWDQHSSPGWVILAVIVSLVLLAGLAFWLRKSWSTYVSDA
- the LOC102175634 gene encoding T-cell surface glycoprotein CD1a isoform X1, whose product is MLFLQTALLLTLLPCGNNENDFQEPITFQIIRISSFYSRFFTQSLGSAWLDELQTHAWENNSDTVIYLHPWSKGNFSDEELIEVENILHTFFIRLGQALYNHASQWQLEYPFELQVAGGCEMHIRDASVGFVRVGYQGSDFLSFQKNLWVPSPEGGNRAKLVCALFNLYQGTQEIIHKLLSDTCPRFLLSLLDAGKAYLQRQVRPEAWLSPGPSPGPGLLTLVCHVSGFYPKPIWVMWMRGEQEQQGTQRSDVLPNADGTWYLRVSLNVEASEASGLSCRVRHSSLGGQDIILYWDQHSSPGWVILAVIVSLVLLAGLAFWLRKSWTCCKPSNTLLPLE